Genomic segment of Bacteroidales bacterium:
GAAGTACTTCGTGATTTTTGGACGAAAGTATCCAGCAAAAATAATGAACAACTGATATTAAAGAAAAACCCCCAATAGCCATGAAGCATATCCTGTGTTTTTGGATGATATTATCTTCGTTGGCTGTTTCTGCACAGGAATATCCAATTTCATCCATCAGTGATTCGTTACGAAAGAATGCTGATGCCGTTGTGCGCTATAAAGAAAACTTTTTCATTCAAAATGACTTAAATAATGGAACATATAAAGTAACTGAAGTAGTTACTGTTTTAGCAGAAGATGGTAAAGAATACGGACATGTGGTAATTTATCAGGATAAGTTTACCGAACTTAAAAGTTTTACCGGAGTATTTACAGATAACACTGGGAAAGTGATAAAAAAAATTGGGAAAAAAGATTTGACATCAACAGCTTATTCTTCCGATATTGCTTCTGATGATAAATACTCACATTATGAATACCATCCGACCGGTTATCCATATACTGTACGGTATGAATATGAACTAAAAATTAAAAACGGTATTGCATCATACCCACGTTTTATCCCTGTTAAAGGTTATCGATTATCCGTAGAGCAGGCAAAACACATCATCCAAGTACCATCGGATAAAAAAGTACGTTTTAAAGCCAATCGATTAAAACAAGAAGAAATACGGACAGAAGGAAAAAATACAATTTATGAATGGACAATTACTGGATTTCCCGCTATTGAATCAGAACCTTATGCCCCGGCTCTGATGTTCCTGGCACCGACGGTTGAATTAGCTCCTGTAGATTTCTGTATGGAGGGTATCTGTGGAAATATGTTGGACTGGAACAATTTGGGAATCTGGTACATGAATCTATTGAAAGAACGTGATAAGATATCCCCTGCATTAAAGGAAAAGATTATTTCGTTAACAGCTAATGCTGTAAATGAAAAAGAAAAGGTGCAACGTATTTTCCAATATTTGCAATCAACCACTCGTTATGTAAGCATACAACTCGGTATCGGCGGCTTACAGCCAATGAACGCCAGTATAGTTGAAAAAACAGGTTTCGGTGATTGTAAAGCTTTGTCCAATTATATGAAAGCGATGCTGGAAGTTGTCAATATACCATCCATATATACCATTATCAGCACTGACAGAGCCAGCTTATATAGTGATTTTGCAAGTCTGGGACAAATGAACCACGTAATTTTGGCTGTGCCAATGGCTACAGATACATTATGGCTGGAATGCACCAATCCGCTTATACCGTTTAATTATGCACATAGCAACATTGCCGGTCACCAATGTTTATTAATCACACCCGAAGGCGGAAAGTTAGCCAGAGTCAAAAATCAAACAAGCATCAGCAATCATAAATCTACAAATGTATTCATCTCTATTGATGAATCTGGAAATGCTTCAGGCAAAATGAATGCCGACCACAAACTGGAAGCTTATGAATACATGATGGGATTTGTTCATAATATGAGCCGGGAGGAACAGGTAAATGCAATTTTACGCGGATTAAAATCTGCCAAAACACAAATATCAGGTTTGGAGATTATATCAAACGATTCAGAGACACCCGATCTCAAACTACAATATCAGTTGAAATTAGAACACTTTGGAAATAGGTCGGGAAATCGTTTATTTGTGCCATTATCTCTATCACCGGTATATATAACCCCATTACGTACTACGGCGCGGAAATATGATATTGTTATTTCCAATAATGTCTTACGTTCGGATACCCTTCGAATAGATATTCCCAAGTCATTTACGGGAGAATCTATTCCGAAGTCTATAACTTTGGACAGTG
This window contains:
- a CDS encoding DUF3857 domain-containing transglutaminase family protein, with protein sequence MKHILCFWMILSSLAVSAQEYPISSISDSLRKNADAVVRYKENFFIQNDLNNGTYKVTEVVTVLAEDGKEYGHVVIYQDKFTELKSFTGVFTDNTGKVIKKIGKKDLTSTAYSSDIASDDKYSHYEYHPTGYPYTVRYEYELKIKNGIASYPRFIPVKGYRLSVEQAKHIIQVPSDKKVRFKANRLKQEEIRTEGKNTIYEWTITGFPAIESEPYAPALMFLAPTVELAPVDFCMEGICGNMLDWNNLGIWYMNLLKERDKISPALKEKIISLTANAVNEKEKVQRIFQYLQSTTRYVSIQLGIGGLQPMNASIVEKTGFGDCKALSNYMKAMLEVVNIPSIYTIISTDRASLYSDFASLGQMNHVILAVPMATDTLWLECTNPLIPFNYAHSNIAGHQCLLITPEGGKLARVKNQTSISNHKSTNVFISIDESGNASGKMNADHKLEAYEYMMGFVHNMSREEQVNAILRGLKSAKTQISGLEIISNDSETPDLKLQYQLKLEHFGNRSGNRLFVPLSLSPVYITPLRTTARKYDIVISNNVLRSDTLRIDIPKSFTGESIPKSITLDSEFGNYSMNIGINNNEILIIQQLLLKKGQYPANKAIEFQQFTKDIGKEVNRKMVF